A window of the Planococcus citri chromosome 4, ihPlaCitr1.1, whole genome shotgun sequence genome harbors these coding sequences:
- the LOC135843362 gene encoding uncharacterized protein LOC135843362, translating to MLTLTTNFDKSQTLRTNHKIIKIILIISTAIFVLIDETSTFPSKRTQSHINGYNIVEFEEDTQVCEINLKHPTTDSKISKSDDFRDFVSNSKLWVDKSLLAEKIVTAADRVILITAPRKWGKSLNLNMLKCIFENSPTNVSTEADFVHKFFTKQIVHYENITAGKVMCRPLISTRTDFMKKYFQKYPVVYLNFRNFTLDNWRSSFKISISRVYKKHEYLHTHWKSVASDQNKPFDVRKNAKKITDKFSKYMRSKDDDDSSLQNSIAWLCQNLYEVYDKKCFVFIDEFDALQNETIFKNETGTEAIEFMKTFNSLIFKNPEKAGIERAVLTGILRSAKSTLLSDVPRYYDANSINMKRFTPFYGFTPHEVEAIIRHEEPESFQEYFRYATKWYDGYGSLGLWDGSMFNAWDITRHIETFTTHPFWVKTGSMEVLMKLLSFDFFEKIICAALDSNQGYQISASSLQNVDESTLEEIRGLLNAEYANMYQYEKNNGRDEQLQIAAIQFALQTGYLSVRSNLGSESLKKINSGSMKVPIIVPNWVLRLVLRHTRDDTIRLRYIR from the exons atgttgacacttacgaccaattttgataaatctcAGACTTTGAGAACTAATCATAAG ATCATCAAAATAATACTGATCATCTCAACAGCCATTTTCGTTCTCATCGATGAAACCAGCACTTTCCCATCAAAGCGTACTCAATCTCACATTAATGGATATAACATAGTCGAGTTCGAAGAAGACACCCAAGTATGCGAGATCAATCTCAAACATCCGACGACGgattcgaaaatatcaaaatcagaCGACTTCCGCGACTTCGTGAGCAATTCGAAACTTTGGGTGGATAAAAGTCTTCTCGCTGAAAAAATAGTAACTGCAGCTGACAGAGTGATATTAATCACTGCTCCTCGGAAATGGGGTAAAAGCTTGAATCTGAATAtgctaaaatgtatttttgaaaacagcccAACAAACGTCTCAACTGAAGCAGATTTTGTGCACAAGTTTTTCACAAAACAAATCGTACATTATGAGAACATAACGGCGGGTAAAGTAATGTGCAGACCGTTGATTTCGACGAGAACTGATTTCATGAAGAAATACTTTCAGAAATATCCTGTcgtttatttgaattttagaaattttacccTAGACAATTGGCGAAGCTCGTTTAAAATTAGCATATCTCGGGTATACAAGAAGCATGAATATTTGCACACACATTGGAAGTCTGTCGCCTCGGATCAAAATAAACCATTCGATGTacgaaaaaatgcgaaaaaaataactgataaattttccaaatacatGAGGTCGAAAGATGACGATGATAGTTCGTTACAAAATAGTATCGCTTGGTTATGCCAGAATTTGTACGAGGtttatgataaaaaatgttttgttttcatcGACGAATTCGACGCTCTGCAAAAcgagacaatttttaaaaacgagaCAGGAACAGAAGCTATCGAGTTCatgaaaactttcaactcattgattttcaagaatcctGAAAAGGCGGGTATCGAGAGAGCTGTCCTGACTGGAATACTTCGATCAGCCAAATCAACATTGTTGAGTGATGTCCCTCGGTATTATGATGCGAATTCGATAAATATGAAACGATTCACACCGTTTTACGGGTTCACTCCGCACGAAGTGGAAGCAATAATACGTCACGAAGAGCCGGAATCATTTCAAGAGTACTTTCGCTATGCTACCAAATGGTACGATGGCTATGGATCGTTAGGTTTATGGGATGGTTCGATGTTCAATGCTTGGGACATAACGAGACACATCGAAACGTTCACCACACATCCATTTTGGGTGAAGACTGGTTCAATGGAGGTACTAATGAAACTactgagttttgattttttcgaaaaaattatctgCGCTGCGCTAGACTCGAATCAAGGTTACCAGATTTCTGCATCTAGTCTTCAAAATGTAGACGAATCTACGTTGGAAGAGATTCGTGGATTACTGAATGCAGAATATGCAAATATGTATCAGTACGAGAAGAATAATGGACGAGACGAACAACTCCAAATTGCGGCCATACAATTCGCGTTGCAAACTGGATATTTATCAGTTCGATCGAATTTAGGTTCCGaatcgctgaaaaaaattaattcaggtTCGATGAAAGTTCCAATCATTGTACCGAATTGGGTATTGAGACTCGTATTGCGGCATACTCGAGACGACACGATTAGGCTCCGATATattcgctga